From Tiliqua scincoides isolate rTilSci1 chromosome 2, rTilSci1.hap2, whole genome shotgun sequence, the proteins below share one genomic window:
- the MRPL22 gene encoding large ribosomal subunit protein uL22m, with protein sequence MLLPGAVAASGLSGAARAGRLLAPCSVPFLSTIHTSTSLGEIGRWEKKNRVVYPPQQPGEPRRPAEIYHCRRDIKYSKDKMWYLAKMIRGMSIDQALAQLEFNDKKGAKVIKEVLLEAQEMAVRKNNVEFKSNLHIAESFSGKGHYLKRIRYHGKGMFGIMDKVKCHYFVKLVEGPPPPPEPPKTGFDQAKEYVQQLRSRNIINTL encoded by the exons ATGCTTCTCCCGG GGGCCGTGGCAGCCTCGGGCCTCAGCGGCGCCGCCCGAGCGGGGAG GTTACTGGCACCTTGCAGTGTTCCTTTTCTGTCAACTATCCATACAAGCACATCTCTTGGGGAAATTGGAAGATGGGAAAAGAAGAACAGAGTGGTTTATCCTCCACAACAACCAGGAGAGCCTCGAAGACCTGCA GAAATATACCACTGTCGAAGAGACATTAAATACAGTAAGGACAAGATGTGGTATCTGGCAAAAATG ATACGGGGAATGTCTATAGATCAGGCACTGGCTCAGCTGGAATTCAATGATAAAAAGGGAGCAAAGGTGATCAAAGAG GTCCTTCTAGAAGCTCAAGAAATGGCAGTGAGAAAGAATAATGTAGAATTTAAATCCAACTTACACATTG CTGAATCCTTCTCTGGAAAAGGCCACTATCTGAAAAGGATCCGCTACCATGGCAAAGGCATGTTTGGCATTATGGACAAAGTCAAGTGTCATTATTTTGTGAAGCTAGTGGAAGGCCCACCTCCACCTCCAGAGCCACCAAAGACTGGCTTTGATCAAGCTAAGGAGTATGTGCAGCAACTTCGTAGTCGAAACATTATTAACACACTATAA